Below is a window of Rhodoglobus vestalii DNA.
GCAATTCTGTCGACGATCGGCTGAGTGCGAGTGTCTTGCCAGACGATCGCGTTGTAGATCGGCTTGCCAGTGTTGCGATCCCAGACCACCGCGGTCTCGCGCTGGTTGGTGATTCCCACCGCGGCGATGTCGTGGCGGGTGAGGTTGGCGGTCGAAAGGGCCTTGCCGATTACCTCGCGGGTATGAGTCCAAATCTCTTGAGGATCATGCTCGACCCAGCCGGCCTTCGGGAAGATCTGCTCGTGCTCGAGCTGTCCCATGGAAATGACCGAGCCTGATTTATCGAAAATGATGGCACGTGAGCTTGTTGTTCCTTGATCGATGGCCAAAATATATTTACTCATTTGTAAACTCCTTTGTTATTTCGTGAAAACTACGAAGAGGAAACCACCCCAACCTAGGGGTTGTTTCTGTTAGGTGAGGATGGGCAATAGTGGGATCGATGCGGCACCAGCGAGGACTCCACCGATGATCGGTCCGAGCACAGGAACCCAGGAGTAGCTCCAGTCGCTGGTGCCCTTGCCCTTGATAGGGAGAAGCGCGTGAGCGATTCGGGGCCCCAGGTCACGTGCGGGGTTGATGGCGTAGCCGGTCGGACCACCGAGCGATGTACCGATAACGATAACGAGCAGCGCTACCGGGAGCGCGCCGAGAGACGCGAGCCCTCCACCCGCATCTTGACGTCCGAACCCGATGACGACGAACACGAGAACAAATGTGCCGATAATTTCGGTAATGAGGTTCCAGCCGTAGCTGCGAATAGCGGGGCCCGTTGAAAACACGGCGAGCTTGGCGCCGGCATCGACTTCCTGGTCGAAGTGCTGCTTGTATGCCAGCCACGTGAAGACGGCACCGATGATCGCACCGATCATTTGGGCAAGGATATAAGCGAGCACCGAAACGACGCTCACGCTGACTCCCGCCCCGAATTCGGTTGCACCGCTAGCGACGAGACCGAGCGTGACCGCAGGGTTGATGTGCGCGCCCGAGTTGTAGGCGACGATCACACCGGCGAAGACGGCGAGTCCCCAGCCGATGTTAATCATCAGGAATCCACCGTTGAAGCCCTTATTTTTGCCGAGTACAACGTTGGCTACAACGCCGGTTCCCAGAAGGATTAGCAGGGCGGTGCCCACCACCTCCGAAAGAAATACTGCTCCTAGATTGTCCACATTGACCTTTCTTGGTTGGGTGTTTTCGCGATGTGCGACGTCACTCGAGTCATAACGCGATGACTGAAAAACTATCCCCAGTTGGGGCATTTCAACAGGGTTTTGGGCTGCACGTTGGTGCACTTTTAGCGTCTCCACAGCCGGTGGAACGTTTCGCGGGGAGGCATCCACTGGGCCCGATTCTTCGTTGCGGCAACGAGAACAGGGTCGCTTTTTCTTCTGCACGCAGTGGTCTCCTGGTGGGGCGAGATGTCACCACGGAAGCGACGGCACCGTGGCGACAGTTCGGTGCGGAAAACCCCGCGATTCTCTGCGTTCAGCGGGTGTCGTGGTTCCGTGCGTTGCTGTTTTCAATTCTGTGACGGGGTGAGCGTGCACAGCGTCGTTTTACGGCGGTGCAGCTTGGTGCTGTTGCCAGCGTGGGTGACGCATGGGTCGCTCGATATTCATCGCCTTCGCTGACTTCGAAAAGAGACGTCCAGCCCGCACTCGTCTGCACTCTCGTTGCAAAAACGTGCACGCGCCTAAATGGGCGCCTAAGTCAGGCGAAAAGCTGCGCGAAACCAGCAATCAATCGGTCGTGATCGGGGCGCGCGCTACCGTGAGGTTGACGCGATAACTGCCGTCGGGCATCCATCTCAGCGGCGTTGATTCTGCCTTGTAGTGTTCGAGGGCTTGGTCGGCGTGGCAGAGGGGCGGATGACCGCCTGCCCGAATCACGCGCCACCACGCCACCTCAGAACCGTAGCGGGCCATCACTTGGCCGACAGCGCGCGCGGCGCGAGAGCCGATGGTTGCCGCGACATCGCCGTAGGTCATCGCGAGGCCGGGCGGGATTGAGTCGACGACGGCCAGCACGCGACTCACAAAATCGTTGCCGGTTACGTTCGGGACCGGAGTACTCGCGTTCATACCTTGCCGTGGATTGATCGTCGAAACTTTTGGTGAGAAGCGTCAGCCTTACAGGGTGTACGCGCCGAGCTTCTCGCCGTACTGGGTTTCGCCGACGACGGTGAAGCCAACCTTGAGGAAGAATTGTTCCGGGCCGTCATCACCCTCTTCCCAAATCGCTGTCACGTGATCGAAGCCGCGACTGCGCGCTTCTTCAGCGAGGGCCTTCACGGCGAAACGGCCAACGCCCATGCCCTGGGCATCACCGGAGACGCTCACGCGCCAAATGCAGCTGCGGAACTCTTCCTGCGATGCATCGGGGTCAAAATTGCCGCGGATGAATCCCACGACGGTGTCGCCGTCGAGCACAACTCGCGGCCACGAGGTGAGCGGGTCGATGTACGCATCCGCAATCGCATAGGAGGGTGGCGTCACAAACTGCTCCTGGCCGCGACGCAGTGAGAGGTTGTTGGCGGCAACTATCGTGCCTGCCGATAATTCTTCAAGTCTTAGCTCACCCATGGATACAGGCTAACCCGCGGTAGACAGATGCGCCAAGGTATCTCTATGTCGAGATAGTTGGGAAAAAGAGTAAGCTGGTCGAGGCCACCAACTAAGGAGCAAAGCTTGTCCAAGATCAAGGTAGAAGGCACCGTCGTCGAACTCGATGGCGACGAAATGACGCGCATTATTTGGCACCGGATCAAAGAAACACTGATCCACCCCTATGTCGACGTCAACCTCGAGTACTACGACCTCGGAATTGAAAGCCGCGACACAACCGACGACCAGATCACCGTTGATGCCGCTCACGCCATCCAAAAGCACGGTGTTGGCGTGAAGTGCGCAACCATCACGCCCGACGAAGCCCGCGTTGAAGAGTTCGGTCTCAAGAAGATGTGGCGCAGCCCCAACGGCACGATCCGTAACATCCTGGGCGGCGTAATTTTTCGCGAACCCATCATCATCTCGAACATCCCGCGACTGGTTCCGGGCTGGAACAAGCCGATCATCATCGGCCGTCACGCCTTCGGTGACCAATACCGCGCCACCGACTTCCGCTTCAAGGGCAAGGGCAAGCTGACCGTAGAGTTTGCGCCCGAAGACGGTTCAGAGCCGATGAAGTTCGAGGTTTACGATGCCCCCGGCGACGGAATCGCCCAGGTTCAGTACAACCTCGATGACTCGATCGTCGACTTCGCCCGCGCCAGCCTCAACTACGGACTAACACGCAACTACCCCGTTTACCTCTCCACCAAGAACACGATCCTCAAGGCCTACGATGGTCGTTTTAAAGACATCTTCGAAGAGATCTTCCAGAACGAGTTCAAGGACAAGTTCGACGCTGCCGGGCTCACCTACGAGCACCGCCTCATTGATGACATGGTCGCATCCGCCATGAAGTGGGAGGGCGGCTACGTCTGGGCCTGCAAAAACTATGACGGCGATGTGCAGTCCGACACCGTCGCTCAGGGCTTCGGCTCACTCGGCCTCATGACCTCCGTTCTGGCAACACCAGACGGACAGGTTGTTGAAGCGGAGGCAGCCCACGGCACTGTGACTCGTCACTACCGCCAGCACCAGCAGGGCAAGCCCACCTCCACCAACCCGATCGCGTCGATCTACGCCTGGACCCGTGGACTCGCTCACCGTGGCGTGCTCGACAGCAACCAGGAACTCATCGACTTTGCCTCAACCCTCGAAGATGTGGTCATCAAGAGTGTTGAAGCTGGCCACATGACGAAGGACCTGGCGCTGCTCGTCGGGCCAGATCAGAAGTGGGAAACCACCGAAGAGTTCCTCGATACCCTCGACAAGAACCTCGCGACGCGTCTGGCATAAGCGAGTATCGCCCTTGGTCCACCCCGGGGGCGAGATGAGCCGTGTGATTTGGGGAGAGTGAAATGACCGTTGTAATTGCCGGCTGTGGTGATCTGGGTACCGAAACTGGGCTGCGTTTTGCTGCGCTGGAGCACCGCGTGATTGGGCTGCGACGGTCAGCAGAAAAGCTGCCGCCCGAAATCGAAGGCCAGTCGGTTGACCTCTCGGCAGGACTGCCGCTACTGCCGGCGGACACCACGATCGTGATGATTGCGATGAGTCCCGATGAACGCAGCGTCGATGGGTATCGAAGGGCGTATGTTGACAGTGTTCGCAGCATTGCAACGGCAATCCACCGCGATTGCGCTCAGCCGCCGCGTGTCGTATACGTATCATCCACGGCCGTGTACGGCGTCACAGACGGCAGCTGGGTCGATGAGTCGACCATCGCTGAACCCACCTCACCCACCGCGATCGTATTGCGAGAAGCAGAAGACCTGTTACTTGAGTTGATCCCCGCCGCGACGATTCTGCGCTTGGCTGGAATCTACGGCCCCGGTCGCACCCGACAGGTGGACCGCATCCGCGAAGGGATCGAGACGATGTCGCCGAAACCACGCTTCACCAATCTGATCCATCGTGACGACGCGGCGGCGGCGATCGTGCACCTGACCACCATGAATGCAGAGCCAGCGACCGTGTATATCGGTGTGGATGACTGCCCGACCGACCAGCGCGAGATTGTCGAGTTTCTGGCGCACAGCCTTGACCGACCGGTGCCCCCGGTTGCAGCAGATGCTGATGGTGGTAGCAGAGGTCAGGGCAAGCGTTGCCGCAACACCCGGCTGCGAGAATCAGGATTTGAGTTCACTTACCCCAGCTACCGGGAAGGGTATGTGGCCGTTCTGGCGGGCACTGGCATCCGTCATCCCTAGAGGGCGAAAATCACCAGCAGGATGGGGTAGGTGATGAACAGATTTCGGGCGAAAGCTTTCGCTTCTTCGTTCACGATACGTGTTTGGAATCTGCGCCGTCCGGCCCTCGGGAACGCCATCGTAGGCTGTACTCATGACGGCGACGGGCGGTAGTGCGGATCCGGTGCGAGTCGATGCCGCGCGGTCAATGCGGCTAGCCACCCCGGCAGATTTGGCGGATGTGGTCGGCACCCTTGTTGAGGCGTTCGATCAGGACCCGGTCTGGAGTTGGGCCTTTCCTGACCAGGAGGCGCGCGCAGCACAGCACGCTGTTGTCTTCCGGATGACCGTCACTCATGCCATCGCCAATGACGCCGTCTGGCTCACCTCCGGTTGCGGTGCTGTCGTCACCGCTTTTGGGCCCGGAATCAACGAAATGTCGGATGCGGATGCGGAACGATTCTCGAGCGTTCTTGGTGATCTTCTCGGAGATCACGCCGATGCGGTTAACGGGCTCTTTGAACGATTCGAGCATGCTCGCCCCGTCGATACTCCGCACCTGTATGTTTCGATGCTTGGCACTCGAAATCGGGCACGCGGTCACGGAATTGGGATGGCGTTGCTAGCCCACGTTGTGGAGCAGGCCGATGCTCAAGGAATCGGAACCTTTCTAGAGTCGAGCAATGGGGCCAATGACCACCGGTACGAATCGGCGGGATTCCGCGTGCACGGCAGCATCCCGGTTGCCCCGGGTCGGCCAGCAGTAAACACAATGTGGCGGGGTCCGGCGCGCAGCAACTAGGTGCACTCGGCCGCGCGATAATCGCTAATCGAAGCGGACACCCTCGATACGCGAGCGGCGCGCTGCGAGGAAGAATAGGATGATTGGACCGGGCGGCGTGAGCGCCAGTAGCACCCACCAGCCGGAGAGGTTTGAGTCGTGAAGGCGACGCACCGCGACAGTGAAACCGGGAATTGCGGTAGCAAGTACCCACCCGCCGCCAATGATCGAGAGTACCGCGATGACCGGTGAGTCGACCGCTCCTTGGCTGTTCCAAGTGAAGAGTTCGATCGGAGCGAGTGCCCAGGAGCCAAA
It encodes the following:
- a CDS encoding DUF805 domain-containing protein, which produces MTTNAAPVTSPLPGASLRVSMRRFFYRAFSLRGRASISEYWWWMLVNVLALIITQLVIPAIILGRNFQANITVSPFGSWALAPIELFTWNSQGAVDSPVIAVLSIIGGGWVLATAIPGFTVAVRRLHDSNLSGWWVLLALTPPGPIILFFLAARRSRIEGVRFD
- a CDS encoding NADP-dependent isocitrate dehydrogenase, coding for MSKIKVEGTVVELDGDEMTRIIWHRIKETLIHPYVDVNLEYYDLGIESRDTTDDQITVDAAHAIQKHGVGVKCATITPDEARVEEFGLKKMWRSPNGTIRNILGGVIFREPIIISNIPRLVPGWNKPIIIGRHAFGDQYRATDFRFKGKGKLTVEFAPEDGSEPMKFEVYDAPGDGIAQVQYNLDDSIVDFARASLNYGLTRNYPVYLSTKNTILKAYDGRFKDIFEEIFQNEFKDKFDAAGLTYEHRLIDDMVASAMKWEGGYVWACKNYDGDVQSDTVAQGFGSLGLMTSVLATPDGQVVEAEAAHGTVTRHYRQHQQGKPTSTNPIASIYAWTRGLAHRGVLDSNQELIDFASTLEDVVIKSVEAGHMTKDLALLVGPDQKWETTEEFLDTLDKNLATRLA
- a CDS encoding GNAT family N-acetyltransferase — translated: MTATGGSADPVRVDAARSMRLATPADLADVVGTLVEAFDQDPVWSWAFPDQEARAAQHAVVFRMTVTHAIANDAVWLTSGCGAVVTAFGPGINEMSDADAERFSSVLGDLLGDHADAVNGLFERFEHARPVDTPHLYVSMLGTRNRARGHGIGMALLAHVVEQADAQGIGTFLESSNGANDHRYESAGFRVHGSIPVAPGRPAVNTMWRGPARSN
- a CDS encoding MGMT family protein — encoded protein: MNASTPVPNVTGNDFVSRVLAVVDSIPPGLAMTYGDVAATIGSRAARAVGQVMARYGSEVAWWRVIRAGGHPPLCHADQALEHYKAESTPLRWMPDGSYRVNLTVARAPITTD
- a CDS encoding MIP/aquaporin family protein — protein: MDNLGAVFLSEVVGTALLILLGTGVVANVVLGKNKGFNGGFLMINIGWGLAVFAGVIVAYNSGAHINPAVTLGLVASGATEFGAGVSVSVVSVLAYILAQMIGAIIGAVFTWLAYKQHFDQEVDAGAKLAVFSTGPAIRSYGWNLITEIIGTFVLVFVVIGFGRQDAGGGLASLGALPVALLVIVIGTSLGGPTGYAINPARDLGPRIAHALLPIKGKGTSDWSYSWVPVLGPIIGGVLAGAASIPLLPILT
- a CDS encoding NAD-dependent epimerase/dehydratase family protein translates to MTVVIAGCGDLGTETGLRFAALEHRVIGLRRSAEKLPPEIEGQSVDLSAGLPLLPADTTIVMIAMSPDERSVDGYRRAYVDSVRSIATAIHRDCAQPPRVVYVSSTAVYGVTDGSWVDESTIAEPTSPTAIVLREAEDLLLELIPAATILRLAGIYGPGRTRQVDRIREGIETMSPKPRFTNLIHRDDAAAAIVHLTTMNAEPATVYIGVDDCPTDQREIVEFLAHSLDRPVPPVAADADGGSRGQGKRCRNTRLRESGFEFTYPSYREGYVAVLAGTGIRHP
- a CDS encoding GNAT family N-acetyltransferase, with product MGELRLEELSAGTIVAANNLSLRRGQEQFVTPPSYAIADAYIDPLTSWPRVVLDGDTVVGFIRGNFDPDASQEEFRSCIWRVSVSGDAQGMGVGRFAVKALAEEARSRGFDHVTAIWEEGDDGPEQFFLKVGFTVVGETQYGEKLGAYTL